The Benincasa hispida cultivar B227 chromosome 9, ASM972705v1, whole genome shotgun sequence genome has a segment encoding these proteins:
- the LOC120085170 gene encoding cytochrome P450 CYP82D47-like, translating to MEFSQLSSSATVIAGIFSVVLFLYALFIISTRVIGAHRNKLPPEPVGGWPLIGHLHLLNAAEPAHITFAKLADTYGPIFTLKLGMKKALIVSSWEIANECFTTNDKIFASRPKLVASKLLGYDYAMFGFSPYGPHWRHVRKLATVELLTNHRLDQLQHIRAFEVHNSIKKLYELCIINKNNNEQKTLVEMKTWFGDIILNTIFRIVVGKRFSTAVDGTDNDNEEYRKALRDFFEWFGVFVPSDSFPFLKWLDLGGHEKAMKKTAKILDNVFDKWLKEHQQKTNFEEHDFMDAMLAVFKEGGEQLSSYDADTIIKASCLALILAGSDTTMITMIWTLSLLLNNQDVLKKAQLELDEQVGRHKQVKESDVRNLKYLQAIVKETLRLYPPGPLGTPHESMEDCRIAGYHIPAGTRLTVNIQKLQRDPRVWEDPHEFRPERFLTNHKDFEVRGKTPQLIPFGSGRRMCPAVSFALQIMHLTLANLLHGFQIERPTKELLNMEESIGLTSIRKDPLQVLLSPRLHPRVYD from the exons ATGGAATTTTCTCAGCTCTCTTCATCGGCCACCGTCATCGCTGGAATTTTCTCCGTCGTCCTCTTTCTCTATGCTCTCTTCATTATATCCACAAGAGTCATTGGAGCTCATCGAAATAAACTCCCACCCGAACCTGTCGGTGGTTGGCCACTGATTGGTCACCTCCATTTGCTAAATGCAGCAGAACCAGCGCACATAACCTTCGCAAAGTTGGCAGATACTTATGGACCAATCTTTACTTTGAAATTGGGTATGAAGAAAGCCTTGATTGTGAGCAGTTGGGAAATAGCAAACGAGTGTTTTACAACAAACGATAAAATCTTTGCCTCTCGTCCAAAGCTCGTGGCCTCAAAGTTGTTGGGATATGACTATGCCATGTTTGGGTTCAGCCCCTATGGTCCACATTGGCGCCATGTCCGCAAACTAGCCACGGTCGAACTCTTGACGAACCACCGCCTCGACCAACTCCAACACATAAGAGCATTCGAAGTCCATAATTCGATTAAGAAGCTGTATGAGTTATGTATCATAAACAAGAATAACAATGAGCAGAAAACATTGGTGGAGATGAAAACGTGGTTTGGAGATATAATTCTAAACACAATATTTAGGATAGTGGTTGGAAAGAGATTCTCGACGGCGGTGGATGGGACTGATAATGATAATGAAGAGTATCGAAAGGCATTGAGGGATTTTTTTGAATGGTTTGGAGTGTTTGTACCTTCAGATTCGTTTCCATTTCTAAAGTGGTTAGATTTGGGTGGACATGAGAAGGCCATGAAGAAGACGGCTAAAATTCTTGATAATGTTTTTGATAAATGGCTTAAAGAACATCAACAGAAGACAAATTTTGAGGAGCATGACTTCATGGATGCAATGCTTGCTGTCTTTAAAGAGGGTGGAGAACAACTTTCAAGCTATGATGCAGATACAATTATCAAGGCCTCATGTTTG GCTCTCATATTGGCGGGTTCTGACACAACAATGATAACAATGATATGGACTCTTTCTTTATTGCTCAACAATCAAGATGTACTCAAGAAAGCTCAACTTGAATTAGATGAACAAGTTGGGAGACACAAACAAGTTAAAGAATCAGATGTAAGAAATCTGAAATATCTTCAAGCAATTGTGAAGGAAACATTACGTTTGTATCCACCGGGACCACTTGGAACACCTCATGAGTCTATGGAAGATTGTAGAATTGCTGGCTACCATATTCCAGCAGGAACACGCCTCACGGTGAATATACAAAAGCTTCAAAGAGACCCACGTGTGTGGGAAGATCCTCATGAATTTCGACCAGAAAGATTTCTAACAAATCATAAAGATTTTGAAGTTAGAGGAAAAACTCCTCAATTGATACCATTTGGAAGTGGGCGTAGGATGTGCCCAGCAGTCTCATTTGCCCttcaaattatgcatttaacgCTTGCAAATCTACTTCATGGGTTTCAGATTGAAAGACCAACTAAAGAATTACTCAATATGGAAGAAAGCATCGGTTTGACTAGCATTAGAAAAGATCCACTCCAAGTTCTTTTAAGTCCACGCCTCCATCCTCGAGTTTATGACTGA